From Vallitalea longa, one genomic window encodes:
- a CDS encoding glycoside hydrolase family 172 protein, with translation MMNRGNSIESLFYLNNCRSKRVSSYDKTGGNHDWMDLESGETKIVAQIKGAGIIRHVWCTAWVGNENWVEEEYVLRKLVLRMYWDSEEHPSVEVPLGDLFGIGHSVSKNYSSMALSMSPQDGRALNCFFPMPFAKGAKITIESNCINHCNFYFYIDYEEYDKLPDEAEIAYFHAKWNREYNTYGWAPIEPGLLDREKANVPEEPKWVPAAWLKKNTDGKDNYVILEAEGKGKFVGCNLNIDVFEHQANDWYGEGDDMIFIDGEPWPPSLHGTGTEDYFNTAFCPTQEFCTPWHGLTVYSGDEAGFKWGGKNSMYRLHVNDPIYFNESIKVTIEHGHGNKLSNDYSSTAYWYQTEPHKAFSELLPLEQRLPRRNPWEKKKEE, from the coding sequence GTATCTAGTTATGATAAAACTGGTGGAAATCATGATTGGATGGATCTTGAATCTGGAGAAACCAAGATAGTTGCACAGATCAAAGGTGCTGGAATCATTAGACATGTTTGGTGTACTGCATGGGTTGGTAATGAAAATTGGGTAGAAGAAGAATATGTATTAAGAAAACTTGTATTAAGAATGTACTGGGATTCTGAAGAACACCCGAGTGTTGAAGTACCTTTGGGAGATCTTTTTGGTATAGGACATTCTGTATCCAAGAATTATTCTTCAATGGCATTATCAATGAGTCCACAAGATGGAAGAGCATTGAATTGTTTCTTTCCAATGCCATTTGCTAAAGGAGCAAAAATTACCATTGAAAGTAATTGTATTAATCACTGTAATTTTTATTTTTATATAGATTATGAAGAGTATGATAAGTTGCCTGATGAGGCTGAAATAGCATATTTCCATGCAAAATGGAATAGAGAATACAATACTTATGGCTGGGCACCGATAGAACCAGGTTTACTGGATAGAGAAAAAGCTAATGTTCCAGAAGAACCTAAATGGGTTCCAGCAGCTTGGTTAAAGAAAAATACAGACGGAAAAGATAATTATGTGATACTTGAAGCTGAAGGTAAAGGAAAATTCGTAGGTTGTAATCTTAATATAGATGTTTTTGAACATCAAGCTAACGATTGGTACGGTGAAGGCGATGACATGATATTTATAGATGGAGAACCTTGGCCACCTTCATTACATGGTACAGGAACAGAAGATTATTTCAATACAGCGTTTTGCCCAACTCAAGAATTTTGCACACCTTGGCATGGGTTAACAGTCTATAGCGGTGATGAAGCAGGATTTAAATGGGGTGGTAAGAACAGTATGTACAGATTACATGTTAATGACCCTATTTATTTCAATGAATCAATTAAAGTCACTATAGAGCATGGACATGGAAATAAATTATCAAATGATTATTCCAGTACAGCTTATTGGTATCAGACAGAGCCGCATAAAGCTTTTTCTGAGCTATTGCCATTAGAACAAAGATTACCAAGGAGAAATCCTTGGGAGAAGAAAAAAGAAGAGTGA